The proteins below are encoded in one region of Aspergillus nidulans FGSC A4 chromosome III:
- a CDS encoding ankyrin repeat domain-containing protein (transcript_id=CADANIAT00005312), producing the protein MHYNERLISEEIRAIARKNSREALEAFLQQQREAAGELEYTPPLEDLLLAATDCRANQVAAYCLEHGQKATREMMTSVVVHNSFAVYRLMVKHKVVRINFVVPWYGDILGTMASDNKIDWVRFCLEHGANPNASLVEEHLSALACAVHTGNVELVDLLLAHGARLKGSNAIVRAAIDEDLEMVKYLLLRGADIDEVGIKGPPGAEAYGDMGSPLHQAAVEGYMEMALFLIEAGADIYLKDPLGRTAEDLALEKGHMEILDALRQKKMKDNVDIKE; encoded by the coding sequence ATGCACTACAACGAACGCCTCATCAGCGAAGAGATACGGGCCATCGCTCGCAAAAACAGCCGTGAGGCACTGGAGGCTttcctccagcaacaacgcGAAGCAGCCGGAGAGTTAGAATACACCCCGCCTCTCGAGGATCTGCTCCTGGCCGCCACAGACTGTCGCGCCAACCAGGTCGCAGCCTACTGCCTGGAACACGGCCAGAAGGCCACGCGAGAAATGATGACGTCGGTTGTTGTCCACAACTCCTTCGCCGTGTACCGCTTGATGGTTAAGCACAAGGTGGTTCGCATCAACTTTGTTGTCCCCTGGTACGGCGATATTCTCGGAACAATGGCCTCCGACAATAAGATCGACTGGGTGCGATTCTGCCTGGAGCACGGGGCCAATCCGAACGCCAGCCTTGTCGAGGAGCATCTGAGCGCGTTGGCGTGTGCGGTTCACACTGGCAACGTCGAACTGGTGGATTTGCTGCTCGCGCATGGGGCAAGGCTGAAGGGGAGTAATGCAATTGTAAGGGCGGCGATTGATGAGGACCTGGAGATGGTCAAGTATCTTCTGTTAAGGGgggctgatattgacgaggttggGATCAAGGGCCCGCCAGGCGCTGAGGCTTATGGTGATATGGGGAGTCCCCTTCATCAGGCTGCGGTAGAGGGATACATGGAGATGGCGCTTTTCTTGATTGAGGCTGGGGCTGATATCTATCTTAAGGATCCGCTTGGACGCACTGCGGAAGACCTTGCGCTGGAAAAGGGACATATGGAAATCCTTGATGCTCTGCGccaaaagaagatgaaggataATGTGGACATTAAGGAATGA
- a CDS encoding uncharacterized protein (transcript_id=CADANIAT00005313) yields MSGVILEEEADYGCFPFDIFVSDRWDHNHNATRDGQEQWEQLVWEWESLTLTERYPYQKRAESENGPPELSEEIKRVLATHQTAHERNISLISCDGWQTVWLRTCYDPGLADKYKQMKSTSEVPGWGVSGDKILDDPARYDFDDDGSNSWQQVLIRVPGITDFSGVWGEGDGGSSIRYRSHIESGLIKILWLDEHGQVAWENRLDTSTSALSRLTGSLLNATSLVEMTGYDGTRGTLIEN; encoded by the exons ATGTCCGGCGTAATACTAGAAGAAGAGGCCGACTATGGCTGCTTCCCATTTGATATCTTTGTCTCA GACCGGTGGGATCACAATCACAATGCCACCAGAGACGGTCAGGAACAGTGGGAGCAGCTCGTCTGGGAATGGGAGAGCCTGACACTAACCGAGCGCTAT CCGTATCAAAAACGCGCTGAGTCCGAGAACGGTCCTCCAGAACTCAGCGAGGAGATCAAACGCGTGCTGGCCACACACCAGACCGCACATGAGCGCAATATCAGCCTCATTAGTTGTGACGGCTGGCAGACTGTCTGGCTGCGCACATGCTATGACCCAGGTCTCGCCGACAAATACAAACAGATGAAGTCCACATCCGAGGTTCCTGGATGGGGGGTCTCAGGGGACAAGATCCTGGATGACCCTGCCCGTTATGACTTTGACGACGATGGCAGCAACTCCTGGCAACAGGTGTTGATTCGCGTGCCGGGGATCACGGATTTCAGTGGCGTTTGGGGCGAGGGCGACGGCGGCAGTAGCATACGGTACCGCA GCCATATCGAGTCTGGATTGATCAAGATTCTCTGGCTGGACGAGCATGGGCAGGTTGCCTGGGAAAATCGGTTGGATACTTCCACTTCAGCTCTGAGTCGGCTAACAGGATCCCTCCTGAACGCTACGAGTCTGGTGGAAATGACCGGCTACGACGGTACCCGCGGCACTCTGATTGAAAACTAG
- a CDS encoding uncharacterized protein (transcript_id=CADANIAT00005314) — MGLRHSVLFPLRGSCPGESPSPSPTGWPRRPRHRGLDLLNPTRQEIGWIMLSENPLGFGILKGYVTIEEMRENLGSNLSHQYTTIGEGYEEIPTVQGAAKPSHDSCNTEYEPSFAIVGIDSDIQLGLERSAEDLYPASSSRPSKFSNEPGKGELLMELISVTGSDACFRAALMKSWVTT, encoded by the exons ATGGGTCTGCGACACTCTGTCCTGTTCCCTCTTCGTGGGAGCTGCCCTGGCGAATCCCCATCTCCTTCGCCAACAGGATGGCCCCGTCGACCCCGGCACCGCGgcctagacttgttaaacccaacccgccaagaaattGGTTGGATCATGCTTTCTGAAAACCCGCTGGGTTTTGG AATACTTAAAGGCTATGTCACTATCGAGGAAATGAGAGAAAACCTAGGATCTAACTT GT CCCATCAGTACACCACAATTGGAGAAGGCTACGAGGAAATACCAACGGTCCAGGGTGCGGCAAAGCCCAGCCACGACTCCTGCAATACTGAATATGAGCCGTCCTTCGCCATTGTGGGCATTGACTCGGACATCCAGTTAGGATTAGAGCGCTCCGCGGAAGACCTGTACCCGGCATCGTCGTCCAGGCCAAGCAAATTCAGCAACGAGCCCGGCAAAGGCGAGCTCCTAATGGAACTCATCAGCGTCACCGGCTCCGACGCCTGTTTTCGTGCGGCCTTGATGAAGAGCTGGGTCACCACATGA